From the genome of Bactrocera oleae isolate idBacOlea1 chromosome 2, idBacOlea1, whole genome shotgun sequence, one region includes:
- the spartin gene encoding protein spartin isoform X3, giving the protein MSTEEDFLGAYERIKAANKCIFGCIAKAIEHEEQDRPLEAVTAYESCLQQIDETFAISVGLPENVDAVAAEWSDACTIVQKLKGAKVEVSYRLKVLRSQHASVDNTAAEAKEDDSDSLPGDGAAPNEEAIDGPTPKKKSLLLENPVVYKGDGAANSATSHYRKVLTDLRRVIADPYDVGILFDTLFTSQAKLYKIQPEGVVVTMGEISMSLVMCTTPSDDQWKHLNGVSFIQCTIPTDKSLHNNNTDIQVPRKQSPQMIWLYALLPTITNCYRTNYGAFILPDLEVDEPGHAFGLMLVDSESTVDGAEQAAAQPEEQEELSDLQQFFLDLLEAVLSGHVELLQQPTVGSRMPRDTSEQVSRHIVTTADFIARNLVRGAEKTGELMVKTTPYIISKMKPAPPDAPPVSSTVQTSVAVARDVTHAAAGVTGWIAGKVGSASMAIGRYLAPHVQNAGSALLQKGFGYDTSEANSKMEGAMTIAAGAVEGFSTVYNGLETSAKILGTNLSENSVKIIEHKYGSSAGGVAAGTFDTLGNAFNVSQNVNYITPKGLAKKMAKNTGKAVIDDYKTKLRHPETHFVPAGTLYPDLRSLKE; this is encoded by the exons ATGTCGACCGAAGAGGATTTTCTTGGCGCCTACGAGCGCATTAAAGCTGCTAACAAATGTATTTTTGGCTGCATTGCTAAAGCCATTGAACATGAAGAACAGGACCGACCTTTGGAGGCTGTTACGGCTTATGAGTCTTGCTTGCAACAAATTGACGAAACATTTGCGATATCTGTGGGACTACCGGAAAATGTTGATGCTGTAGCGGCTGAGTGGAGTGACGCTTGTACAATTGTACAAAAGCTAAAGGGAGCCAAAGTTGAAGTGAGCTACCGTTTGAAGGTGTTACGTAGCCAGCATGCAAGTGTTGATAACACTGCCGCGGAAGCAAAAGAAGATGATTCAGATTCTCTACCTGGTGACGGTGCAGCACCAAATGAAGAAGCAATTGATGGACCCACACCAAAGAAAAAATCTCTTTTACTAGAAAATCCTGTAGTTTATAAAGGTGATGGCGCTGCAAATAGTGCGACTAGTCATTACCGCAAAGTTTTGACCGATTTACGTCGCGTTATCGCTGATCCCTATGACGTGGGCATACTTTTTGACACACTTTTTACGTCGCAGGCGAAATTGTACAAAATTCAACCTGAAGGCGTTGTTGTGACTATg GGCGAAATCTCCATGTCTCTAGTTATGTGCACCACACCCAGTGACGACCAATGGAAGCATTTAAACGGCGTCTCATTTATACAGTGCACAATTCCAACAGATAAGTCActtcacaacaacaatactgATATTCAAGTGCCCAGAAAGCAGTCGCCACAAATGATTTGGCTGTATGCCCTACTACCAACAATAACCAATTGTTATAGAACTAATTACGGCGCATTTATTTTGCCTGATTTAGAAGTCGATGAGCCAGGGCATGCATTTGGACTAATGCTTGTCGACAGCGAAAGCACTGTTGATGGCGCTGAGCAAGCTGCTGCACAGCCAGAGGAACAAGAAGAACTAAGCGATTTGCAGCAATTCTTTTTGGATCTGCTCGAGGCGGTACTCTCTGGTCATGTTGAACTTTTACAACAGCCAACAGTGGGATCACGCATGCCGCGCGATACTAGCGAACAGGTCTCGCGCCATATCGTCACGACAGCCGACTTCATAGCGCGCAATCTGGTGCGTGGCGCAGAGAAGACGGGTGAGTTAATGGTGAAGACCACACCGTACATcatttcaaaaatgaagccagcGCCACCGGATGCGCCGCCAGTTTCGTCAACCGTGCAAACCTCAGTGGCGGTGGCGCGCGATGTGACGCATGCGGCAGCGGGCGTCACTGGTTGGATAGCCGGCAAGGTGGGCTCCGCCTCGATGGCTATCGGCCGCTACCTAGCGCCACATGTGCAAAACGCTGGCTCCGCATTATTGCAGAAAGGCTTTGGCTATGACACCAGCGAAGCGAACAGTAAAATGGAAGGCGCTATGACAATAGCTGCCGGTGCGGTGGAGGGTTTCAGCACCGTTTACAATGGCCTCGAGACGTCAGCGAAGATACTGGGTACAAATTTGAGCGAAAACTCAGTGAAAATAATtgagcataa ATATGGCTCCTCAGCCGGCGGTGTTGCAGCCGGCACTTTCGATACTCTCGGTAACGCTTTCAATGTCAGTCAAAATGTGAACTACATTACGCCTAAGGGTTTGGCGAAAAAGATGGCTAAGAATACGGGCAAAGCTGTCATTGATgattataaaactaaattacGACATCCGGAAACACATTTTGTCCCAGCGGGCACACTCTACCCGGATTTGCGTTCGTTGAAGGAGTAA
- the PIG-L gene encoding N-acetylglucosaminyl-phosphatidylinositol de-N-acetylase isoform X2: MKLSWLNQVFELISASTLQLYEDSGRFLHQFVGNQTQALILLQETWRANVLHWATLSYRRFSSTAIEALEHIIYACLVYLLVCLGIFYTTRSNSPLWRWCKLVNNVRFPRQHKLDRLLLVTSHPDDECMFFGPLIYTLTHRSSCQVYVLCLSNGNYEKQAQLRREELWRSCEMLGVPAANIIMVNATNLPDDPNVEWKAPVVANLILHTVESLDIQAICTFDRDGVSQHPNHSAVYFAAASLCLANLLPKECKFYTLDSINILRKYISIFDLLCTCCISSYWYIFGVSNLIHCEVHL; this comes from the exons atgaaattgtcTTGGCTTAATCAAGTGTTCGAATTGATTAGTGCGAGTACATTGCAATTGTACGAGGATAGCGGTCGGTTCCTGCATCAGTTTGTTGGCAACCAGACGCAAGCGTTGATTTTGTTACAAGAAACGTGGCGTGCTAACGTTCTGCACTGGGCGACTCTATCGTATCGGCGCTTCAGTTCGACAGCAATCGAAGCCCTGGAGCATATTATTTACGCGTGTCTGGTGTACTTGCTAGTATGCCTGGGCATTTTTTACACAACACGCAGCAACAGCCCACTGTGGCGTTGGTGCAAGCTGGTCAACAATGTGCGCTTTCCGAGGCAACACAAATTGGATCGGCTTTTACTGGTGACTTCACATCCGGACGATGAATGCATGTTCTTTGGCCCACTAATCTACACATTAACACATCGTTCCAGCTGCCAAGTGTACGTGTTGTGTCTGTCCAACG GTAATTATGAGAAACAAGCGCAATTACGACGTGAAGAATTATGGCGTTCATGTGAAATGCTGGGCGTTCCAGCAGCGAATATTATAATGGTTAACGCAACAAACCTGCCAGATGACCCTAATGTTGAATGGAAAGCACCAGTTGTTGCTAATTTAATACTGCACACTGTTGAAAGTCTCGATATTCAAGCGATCTGTACATTTGACCGGGATGGTGTGAGCCAACATCCCAATCACAGTGCAGTATATTTCGCGGCAGCGTCACTCTGTTTAGctaatttattaccaaaag aaTGCAAATTTTATACACTGGActccataaatattttaagaaaatatatttcgatTTTCGATTTGCTTTGTACATGTTGCATTTCGTCATACTG GTATATTTTTGGTGtttcaaatttaatacattGCGAAGTACATTTATAG
- the spartin gene encoding protein spartin isoform X2, producing MYLLIMSTEEDFLGAYERIKAANKCIFGCIAKAIEHEEQDRPLEAVTAYESCLQQIDETFAISVGLPENVDAVAAEWSDACTIVQKLKGAKVEVSYRLKVLRSQHASVDNTAAEAKEDDSDSLPGDGAAPNEEAIDGPTPKKKSLLLENPVVYKGDGAANSATSHYRKVLTDLRRVIADPYDVGILFDTLFTSQAKLYKIQPEGVVVTMGEISMSLVMCTTPSDDQWKHLNGVSFIQCTIPTDKSLHNNNTDIQVPRKQSPQMIWLYALLPTITNCYRTNYGAFILPDLEVDEPGHAFGLMLVDSESTVDGAEQAAAQPEEQEELSDLQQFFLDLLEAVLSGHVELLQQPTVGSRMPRDTSEQVSRHIVTTADFIARNLVRGAEKTGELMVKTTPYIISKMKPAPPDAPPVSSTVQTSVAVARDVTHAAAGVTGWIAGKVGSASMAIGRYLAPHVQNAGSALLQKGFGYDTSEANSKMEGAMTIAAGAVEGFSTVYNGLETSAKILGTNLSENSVKIIEHKYGSSAGGVAAGTFDTLGNAFNVSQNVNYITPKGLAKKMAKNTGKAVIDDYKTKLRHPETHFVPAGTLYPDLRSLKE from the exons ATGTAC TTGCTTATCATGTCGACCGAAGAGGATTTTCTTGGCGCCTACGAGCGCATTAAAGCTGCTAACAAATGTATTTTTGGCTGCATTGCTAAAGCCATTGAACATGAAGAACAGGACCGACCTTTGGAGGCTGTTACGGCTTATGAGTCTTGCTTGCAACAAATTGACGAAACATTTGCGATATCTGTGGGACTACCGGAAAATGTTGATGCTGTAGCGGCTGAGTGGAGTGACGCTTGTACAATTGTACAAAAGCTAAAGGGAGCCAAAGTTGAAGTGAGCTACCGTTTGAAGGTGTTACGTAGCCAGCATGCAAGTGTTGATAACACTGCCGCGGAAGCAAAAGAAGATGATTCAGATTCTCTACCTGGTGACGGTGCAGCACCAAATGAAGAAGCAATTGATGGACCCACACCAAAGAAAAAATCTCTTTTACTAGAAAATCCTGTAGTTTATAAAGGTGATGGCGCTGCAAATAGTGCGACTAGTCATTACCGCAAAGTTTTGACCGATTTACGTCGCGTTATCGCTGATCCCTATGACGTGGGCATACTTTTTGACACACTTTTTACGTCGCAGGCGAAATTGTACAAAATTCAACCTGAAGGCGTTGTTGTGACTATg GGCGAAATCTCCATGTCTCTAGTTATGTGCACCACACCCAGTGACGACCAATGGAAGCATTTAAACGGCGTCTCATTTATACAGTGCACAATTCCAACAGATAAGTCActtcacaacaacaatactgATATTCAAGTGCCCAGAAAGCAGTCGCCACAAATGATTTGGCTGTATGCCCTACTACCAACAATAACCAATTGTTATAGAACTAATTACGGCGCATTTATTTTGCCTGATTTAGAAGTCGATGAGCCAGGGCATGCATTTGGACTAATGCTTGTCGACAGCGAAAGCACTGTTGATGGCGCTGAGCAAGCTGCTGCACAGCCAGAGGAACAAGAAGAACTAAGCGATTTGCAGCAATTCTTTTTGGATCTGCTCGAGGCGGTACTCTCTGGTCATGTTGAACTTTTACAACAGCCAACAGTGGGATCACGCATGCCGCGCGATACTAGCGAACAGGTCTCGCGCCATATCGTCACGACAGCCGACTTCATAGCGCGCAATCTGGTGCGTGGCGCAGAGAAGACGGGTGAGTTAATGGTGAAGACCACACCGTACATcatttcaaaaatgaagccagcGCCACCGGATGCGCCGCCAGTTTCGTCAACCGTGCAAACCTCAGTGGCGGTGGCGCGCGATGTGACGCATGCGGCAGCGGGCGTCACTGGTTGGATAGCCGGCAAGGTGGGCTCCGCCTCGATGGCTATCGGCCGCTACCTAGCGCCACATGTGCAAAACGCTGGCTCCGCATTATTGCAGAAAGGCTTTGGCTATGACACCAGCGAAGCGAACAGTAAAATGGAAGGCGCTATGACAATAGCTGCCGGTGCGGTGGAGGGTTTCAGCACCGTTTACAATGGCCTCGAGACGTCAGCGAAGATACTGGGTACAAATTTGAGCGAAAACTCAGTGAAAATAATtgagcataa ATATGGCTCCTCAGCCGGCGGTGTTGCAGCCGGCACTTTCGATACTCTCGGTAACGCTTTCAATGTCAGTCAAAATGTGAACTACATTACGCCTAAGGGTTTGGCGAAAAAGATGGCTAAGAATACGGGCAAAGCTGTCATTGATgattataaaactaaattacGACATCCGGAAACACATTTTGTCCCAGCGGGCACACTCTACCCGGATTTGCGTTCGTTGAAGGAGTAA
- the spartin gene encoding protein spartin isoform X4: MNVNLDLNKLLIMSTEEDFLGAYERIKAANKCIFGCIAKAIEHEEQDRPLEAVTAYESCLQQIDETFAISVGLPENVDAVAAEWSDACTIVQKLKGAKVEVSYRLKVLRSQHASVDNTAAEAKEDDSDSLPGDGAAPNEEAIDGPTPKKKSLLLENPVVYKGDGAANSATSHYRKVLTDLRRVIADPYDVGILFDTLFTSQAKLYKIQPEGVVVTMGEISMSLVMCTTPSDDQWKHLNGVSFIQCTIPTDKSLHNNNTDIQVPRKQSPQMIWLYALLPTITNCYRTNYGAFILPDLEVDEPGHAFGLMLVDSESTVDGAEQAAAQPEEQEELSDLQQFFLDLLEAVLSGHVELLQQPTVGSRMPRDTSEQVSRHIVTTADFIARNLVRGAEKTGELMVKTTPYIISKMKPAPPDAPPVSSTVQTSVAVARDVTHAAAGVTGWIAGKVGSASMAIGRYLAPHVQNAGSALLQKGFGYDTSEANSKMEGAMTIAAGAVEGFSTVYNGLETSAKILGTNLSENSVKIIEHKIFSDMAPQPAVLQPALSILSVTLSMSVKM; encoded by the exons atgaaTGTCAACTTGGATTTAAATAAA TTGCTTATCATGTCGACCGAAGAGGATTTTCTTGGCGCCTACGAGCGCATTAAAGCTGCTAACAAATGTATTTTTGGCTGCATTGCTAAAGCCATTGAACATGAAGAACAGGACCGACCTTTGGAGGCTGTTACGGCTTATGAGTCTTGCTTGCAACAAATTGACGAAACATTTGCGATATCTGTGGGACTACCGGAAAATGTTGATGCTGTAGCGGCTGAGTGGAGTGACGCTTGTACAATTGTACAAAAGCTAAAGGGAGCCAAAGTTGAAGTGAGCTACCGTTTGAAGGTGTTACGTAGCCAGCATGCAAGTGTTGATAACACTGCCGCGGAAGCAAAAGAAGATGATTCAGATTCTCTACCTGGTGACGGTGCAGCACCAAATGAAGAAGCAATTGATGGACCCACACCAAAGAAAAAATCTCTTTTACTAGAAAATCCTGTAGTTTATAAAGGTGATGGCGCTGCAAATAGTGCGACTAGTCATTACCGCAAAGTTTTGACCGATTTACGTCGCGTTATCGCTGATCCCTATGACGTGGGCATACTTTTTGACACACTTTTTACGTCGCAGGCGAAATTGTACAAAATTCAACCTGAAGGCGTTGTTGTGACTATg GGCGAAATCTCCATGTCTCTAGTTATGTGCACCACACCCAGTGACGACCAATGGAAGCATTTAAACGGCGTCTCATTTATACAGTGCACAATTCCAACAGATAAGTCActtcacaacaacaatactgATATTCAAGTGCCCAGAAAGCAGTCGCCACAAATGATTTGGCTGTATGCCCTACTACCAACAATAACCAATTGTTATAGAACTAATTACGGCGCATTTATTTTGCCTGATTTAGAAGTCGATGAGCCAGGGCATGCATTTGGACTAATGCTTGTCGACAGCGAAAGCACTGTTGATGGCGCTGAGCAAGCTGCTGCACAGCCAGAGGAACAAGAAGAACTAAGCGATTTGCAGCAATTCTTTTTGGATCTGCTCGAGGCGGTACTCTCTGGTCATGTTGAACTTTTACAACAGCCAACAGTGGGATCACGCATGCCGCGCGATACTAGCGAACAGGTCTCGCGCCATATCGTCACGACAGCCGACTTCATAGCGCGCAATCTGGTGCGTGGCGCAGAGAAGACGGGTGAGTTAATGGTGAAGACCACACCGTACATcatttcaaaaatgaagccagcGCCACCGGATGCGCCGCCAGTTTCGTCAACCGTGCAAACCTCAGTGGCGGTGGCGCGCGATGTGACGCATGCGGCAGCGGGCGTCACTGGTTGGATAGCCGGCAAGGTGGGCTCCGCCTCGATGGCTATCGGCCGCTACCTAGCGCCACATGTGCAAAACGCTGGCTCCGCATTATTGCAGAAAGGCTTTGGCTATGACACCAGCGAAGCGAACAGTAAAATGGAAGGCGCTATGACAATAGCTGCCGGTGCGGTGGAGGGTTTCAGCACCGTTTACAATGGCCTCGAGACGTCAGCGAAGATACTGGGTACAAATTTGAGCGAAAACTCAGTGAAAATAATtgagcataa aattttttcagATATGGCTCCTCAGCCGGCGGTGTTGCAGCCGGCACTTTCGATACTCTCGGTAACGCTTTCAATGTCAGTCAAAATGTGA
- the spartin gene encoding protein spartin isoform X1 — MNVNLDLNKLLIMSTEEDFLGAYERIKAANKCIFGCIAKAIEHEEQDRPLEAVTAYESCLQQIDETFAISVGLPENVDAVAAEWSDACTIVQKLKGAKVEVSYRLKVLRSQHASVDNTAAEAKEDDSDSLPGDGAAPNEEAIDGPTPKKKSLLLENPVVYKGDGAANSATSHYRKVLTDLRRVIADPYDVGILFDTLFTSQAKLYKIQPEGVVVTMGEISMSLVMCTTPSDDQWKHLNGVSFIQCTIPTDKSLHNNNTDIQVPRKQSPQMIWLYALLPTITNCYRTNYGAFILPDLEVDEPGHAFGLMLVDSESTVDGAEQAAAQPEEQEELSDLQQFFLDLLEAVLSGHVELLQQPTVGSRMPRDTSEQVSRHIVTTADFIARNLVRGAEKTGELMVKTTPYIISKMKPAPPDAPPVSSTVQTSVAVARDVTHAAAGVTGWIAGKVGSASMAIGRYLAPHVQNAGSALLQKGFGYDTSEANSKMEGAMTIAAGAVEGFSTVYNGLETSAKILGTNLSENSVKIIEHKYGSSAGGVAAGTFDTLGNAFNVSQNVNYITPKGLAKKMAKNTGKAVIDDYKTKLRHPETHFVPAGTLYPDLRSLKE; from the exons atgaaTGTCAACTTGGATTTAAATAAA TTGCTTATCATGTCGACCGAAGAGGATTTTCTTGGCGCCTACGAGCGCATTAAAGCTGCTAACAAATGTATTTTTGGCTGCATTGCTAAAGCCATTGAACATGAAGAACAGGACCGACCTTTGGAGGCTGTTACGGCTTATGAGTCTTGCTTGCAACAAATTGACGAAACATTTGCGATATCTGTGGGACTACCGGAAAATGTTGATGCTGTAGCGGCTGAGTGGAGTGACGCTTGTACAATTGTACAAAAGCTAAAGGGAGCCAAAGTTGAAGTGAGCTACCGTTTGAAGGTGTTACGTAGCCAGCATGCAAGTGTTGATAACACTGCCGCGGAAGCAAAAGAAGATGATTCAGATTCTCTACCTGGTGACGGTGCAGCACCAAATGAAGAAGCAATTGATGGACCCACACCAAAGAAAAAATCTCTTTTACTAGAAAATCCTGTAGTTTATAAAGGTGATGGCGCTGCAAATAGTGCGACTAGTCATTACCGCAAAGTTTTGACCGATTTACGTCGCGTTATCGCTGATCCCTATGACGTGGGCATACTTTTTGACACACTTTTTACGTCGCAGGCGAAATTGTACAAAATTCAACCTGAAGGCGTTGTTGTGACTATg GGCGAAATCTCCATGTCTCTAGTTATGTGCACCACACCCAGTGACGACCAATGGAAGCATTTAAACGGCGTCTCATTTATACAGTGCACAATTCCAACAGATAAGTCActtcacaacaacaatactgATATTCAAGTGCCCAGAAAGCAGTCGCCACAAATGATTTGGCTGTATGCCCTACTACCAACAATAACCAATTGTTATAGAACTAATTACGGCGCATTTATTTTGCCTGATTTAGAAGTCGATGAGCCAGGGCATGCATTTGGACTAATGCTTGTCGACAGCGAAAGCACTGTTGATGGCGCTGAGCAAGCTGCTGCACAGCCAGAGGAACAAGAAGAACTAAGCGATTTGCAGCAATTCTTTTTGGATCTGCTCGAGGCGGTACTCTCTGGTCATGTTGAACTTTTACAACAGCCAACAGTGGGATCACGCATGCCGCGCGATACTAGCGAACAGGTCTCGCGCCATATCGTCACGACAGCCGACTTCATAGCGCGCAATCTGGTGCGTGGCGCAGAGAAGACGGGTGAGTTAATGGTGAAGACCACACCGTACATcatttcaaaaatgaagccagcGCCACCGGATGCGCCGCCAGTTTCGTCAACCGTGCAAACCTCAGTGGCGGTGGCGCGCGATGTGACGCATGCGGCAGCGGGCGTCACTGGTTGGATAGCCGGCAAGGTGGGCTCCGCCTCGATGGCTATCGGCCGCTACCTAGCGCCACATGTGCAAAACGCTGGCTCCGCATTATTGCAGAAAGGCTTTGGCTATGACACCAGCGAAGCGAACAGTAAAATGGAAGGCGCTATGACAATAGCTGCCGGTGCGGTGGAGGGTTTCAGCACCGTTTACAATGGCCTCGAGACGTCAGCGAAGATACTGGGTACAAATTTGAGCGAAAACTCAGTGAAAATAATtgagcataa ATATGGCTCCTCAGCCGGCGGTGTTGCAGCCGGCACTTTCGATACTCTCGGTAACGCTTTCAATGTCAGTCAAAATGTGAACTACATTACGCCTAAGGGTTTGGCGAAAAAGATGGCTAAGAATACGGGCAAAGCTGTCATTGATgattataaaactaaattacGACATCCGGAAACACATTTTGTCCCAGCGGGCACACTCTACCCGGATTTGCGTTCGTTGAAGGAGTAA
- the PIG-L gene encoding N-acetylglucosaminyl-phosphatidylinositol de-N-acetylase isoform X1 yields MKLSWLNQVFELISASTLQLYEDSGRFLHQFVGNQTQALILLQETWRANVLHWATLSYRRFSSTAIEALEHIIYACLVYLLVCLGIFYTTRSNSPLWRWCKLVNNVRFPRQHKLDRLLLVTSHPDDECMFFGPLIYTLTHRSSCQVYVLCLSNGNYEKQAQLRREELWRSCEMLGVPAANIIMVNATNLPDDPNVEWKAPVVANLILHTVESLDIQAICTFDRDGVSQHPNHSAVYFAAASLCLANLLPKECKFYTLDSINILRKYISIFDLLCTCCISSYWCILGWDEAAQIRRAMREHKSQMKWFRWLYIYFSRYMFINSLREVNLSDIELEMQIDDNTF; encoded by the exons atgaaattgtcTTGGCTTAATCAAGTGTTCGAATTGATTAGTGCGAGTACATTGCAATTGTACGAGGATAGCGGTCGGTTCCTGCATCAGTTTGTTGGCAACCAGACGCAAGCGTTGATTTTGTTACAAGAAACGTGGCGTGCTAACGTTCTGCACTGGGCGACTCTATCGTATCGGCGCTTCAGTTCGACAGCAATCGAAGCCCTGGAGCATATTATTTACGCGTGTCTGGTGTACTTGCTAGTATGCCTGGGCATTTTTTACACAACACGCAGCAACAGCCCACTGTGGCGTTGGTGCAAGCTGGTCAACAATGTGCGCTTTCCGAGGCAACACAAATTGGATCGGCTTTTACTGGTGACTTCACATCCGGACGATGAATGCATGTTCTTTGGCCCACTAATCTACACATTAACACATCGTTCCAGCTGCCAAGTGTACGTGTTGTGTCTGTCCAACG GTAATTATGAGAAACAAGCGCAATTACGACGTGAAGAATTATGGCGTTCATGTGAAATGCTGGGCGTTCCAGCAGCGAATATTATAATGGTTAACGCAACAAACCTGCCAGATGACCCTAATGTTGAATGGAAAGCACCAGTTGTTGCTAATTTAATACTGCACACTGTTGAAAGTCTCGATATTCAAGCGATCTGTACATTTGACCGGGATGGTGTGAGCCAACATCCCAATCACAGTGCAGTATATTTCGCGGCAGCGTCACTCTGTTTAGctaatttattaccaaaag aaTGCAAATTTTATACACTGGActccataaatattttaagaaaatatatttcgatTTTCGATTTGCTTTGTACATGTTGCATTTCGTCATACTG GTGTATATTGGGATGGGATGAGGCTGCACAAATACGTCGCGCTATGCGTGAGCATAAATCCCAAATGAAATGGTTCCGCTGGTtgtatatttacttttcacGTTATATGTTCATAAATTCTTTGCGTGAGGTGAATCTTTCGGACATCGAATTGGAGATGCAAATTGACGATAATACATTTTGA